A single window of Lutzomyia longipalpis isolate SR_M1_2022 chromosome 1, ASM2433408v1 DNA harbors:
- the LOC129797254 gene encoding F-box/LRR-repeat protein 2 isoform X3 → MDLSTDVWGQIALEASQVYLTDGTKRSPFANTTIEKLPDKVLLNIFSYLSHLEICRMARVCRRWRQVAYDTRLWKNVSLRPEVSGLHVGSLESLLGLISVRFGPSLRYIELPIELITHTVLHELAAKCPNLTHMLLDFSTAMQLHDFSEMQAFPTKLRYMCICLSEVIFMEGFMRKIYNFINGLEVLHLLGTYEKCEEEEEEIYEVINVHKLKSATPNLRVINLYGINFVDDSHIDAFSSNCIQLECLAVNYCNKVTGSTLKTLIQRSKRLTCLLMNGTSLRSEYLLQVEWDKCALLELDITATDISSEALIDLLVRIPSLRFLSAGQINGFNDTVLKAWMEGGNTKSLIALNLEASDNLSDEALLKFLSRHGGQLHALVLSGMTHITDQLWMSVLPILTNARILVMGTTERLSVNIHVDQLMDAIASYCSKLERLELRWDPENLRFSDKSQKAIDLLRVKCLKLRCMVLSDGRYYETVKANFERADRTTVVRTTTCCQVSAYHLLSNYNDLVFN, encoded by the exons ATGGATCTTTCAACAGACGTATGGGGACAAATTGCCCTGGAGGCCTCTCAGGTGTATCTAACTGATGGTACCAAGAGAAGTCCATTTGCTAACACG ACGATCGAGAAACTCCCGGATAAGGTGCTcctcaatattttctcttatttgAGCCATTTGGAGATCTGCCGTATGGCACGGGTTTGTCGTCGATGGCGTCAAGTTGCTTACGATACGCGCCTATGGAAGAATGTCTCACTTCGTCCGGAAGTCTCGGGGCTCCATGTGGGATCACTCGAATCTCTTTTGGGATTGATTTCGGTGAGATTTGGACCATCTCTGCGGTATATTGAATTACCCATTGAGTTGATCACGCACACAGTTCTGCACGAATTAGCCGCCAAGTGTCCTAATCTCACACACATGCTGCTCGATTTCTCAACTG ctATGCAGCTTCACGATTTCAGTGAGATGCAggcatttcccacaaaactTCGCTATATGTGTATCTGCCTCTCGGAAGTTATCTTCATGGAGGGTTTTATGCgaaaaatctataattttataaacGGCCTTGAGGTCCTCCATCTCCTGGGCACGTATGAGAAGTGCgaggaagaggaagaagaaatttatgagGTGATCAATGTTCACAAATTAAAATCTGCCACACCAAATCTACGTGTGATCAACCTGTATGGAATAAACTTTGTCGATGACTCACATATTGATGCATTCAGCTCCAATTGCATCCAACTTGAATGCCTTGCTGTGAATTACTGCAACAAAGTCACGGGATCTACGCTGAAGACACTCATTCAGCGATCTAAACGACTCACGTGCCTCCTCATGAATGGCACAAGCCTTCGATCTGAATACCTCCTGCAGGTGGAATGGGACAAATGTGCCCTCCTGGAGCTCGATATCACAGCAACGGATATCAGTAGTGAAGCTCTCATTGATCTACTCGTGCGAATTCCTTCATTGCGCTTCCTTAGTGCTGGACAAATCAACGGCTTCAATGATACCGTACTCAAGGCATGGATGGAAGGTGGCAACACTAAATCCCTCATAGCTCTCAATCTCGAAGCATCGGACAACTTATCCGACGAAGCCCTCCTCAAGTTCCTATCGCGCCACGGTGGACAGCTACATGCTCTCGTACTCTCCGGGATGACACACATCACTGATCAACTCTGGATGAGTGTCTTGCCCATCCTAACCAATGCTCGGATCCTCGTAATGGGTACCACTGAACGCCTCTCCGTGAACATTCACGTTGATCAACTTATGGATGCTATTGCTTCTTACTGTTCAAAGTTGGAGCGATTAGAATTAAG GTGGGATCCGGAAAATTTGAGATTCTCAGACAAGAGTCAGAAAGCCATTGATTTGCTGCGTGTAAAGTGCCTAAAATTGCGATGTATGGTCCTCAG CGATGGTCGCTACTATGAAACGGTTAAGGCGAACTTTGAGCGTGCTGATCGTACGACGGTGGTGAGGACAACCACATGCTGCCAAGTTTCAGCTTATCACCTCCTCAGTAACTACAATGATTTGGTATTCAATTGA
- the LOC129797254 gene encoding F-box/LRR-repeat protein 2 isoform X2, translating into MDNWNVLTVQSASSQIQTHDMNSSFRRRHMMGPAPTIEKLPDKVLLNIFSYLSHLEICRMARVCRRWRQVAYDTRLWKNVSLRPEVSGLHVGSLESLLGLISVRFGPSLRYIELPIELITHTVLHELAAKCPNLTHMLLDFSTAMQLHDFSEMQAFPTKLRYMCICLSEVIFMEGFMRKIYNFINGLEVLHLLGTYEKCEEEEEEIYEVINVHKLKSATPNLRVINLYGINFVDDSHIDAFSSNCIQLECLAVNYCNKVTGSTLKTLIQRSKRLTCLLMNGTSLRSEYLLQVEWDKCALLELDITATDISSEALIDLLVRIPSLRFLSAGQINGFNDTVLKAWMEGGNTKSLIALNLEASDNLSDEALLKFLSRHGGQLHALVLSGMTHITDQLWMSVLPILTNARILVMGTTERLSVNIHVDQLMDAIASYCSKLERLELRWDPENLRFSDKSQKAIDLLRVKCLKLRCMVLSDGRYYETVKANFERADRTTVVRTTTCCQVSAYHLLSNYNDLVFN; encoded by the exons ATGGATAATTGGAACGTTTTAACTGTCCAATCAGCTTCCTCCCAAATCCAGACGCACGATATGAACTCGAGCTTCCGGAGGAGGCATATGATG GGACCCGCTCcg ACGATCGAGAAACTCCCGGATAAGGTGCTcctcaatattttctcttatttgAGCCATTTGGAGATCTGCCGTATGGCACGGGTTTGTCGTCGATGGCGTCAAGTTGCTTACGATACGCGCCTATGGAAGAATGTCTCACTTCGTCCGGAAGTCTCGGGGCTCCATGTGGGATCACTCGAATCTCTTTTGGGATTGATTTCGGTGAGATTTGGACCATCTCTGCGGTATATTGAATTACCCATTGAGTTGATCACGCACACAGTTCTGCACGAATTAGCCGCCAAGTGTCCTAATCTCACACACATGCTGCTCGATTTCTCAACTG ctATGCAGCTTCACGATTTCAGTGAGATGCAggcatttcccacaaaactTCGCTATATGTGTATCTGCCTCTCGGAAGTTATCTTCATGGAGGGTTTTATGCgaaaaatctataattttataaacGGCCTTGAGGTCCTCCATCTCCTGGGCACGTATGAGAAGTGCgaggaagaggaagaagaaatttatgagGTGATCAATGTTCACAAATTAAAATCTGCCACACCAAATCTACGTGTGATCAACCTGTATGGAATAAACTTTGTCGATGACTCACATATTGATGCATTCAGCTCCAATTGCATCCAACTTGAATGCCTTGCTGTGAATTACTGCAACAAAGTCACGGGATCTACGCTGAAGACACTCATTCAGCGATCTAAACGACTCACGTGCCTCCTCATGAATGGCACAAGCCTTCGATCTGAATACCTCCTGCAGGTGGAATGGGACAAATGTGCCCTCCTGGAGCTCGATATCACAGCAACGGATATCAGTAGTGAAGCTCTCATTGATCTACTCGTGCGAATTCCTTCATTGCGCTTCCTTAGTGCTGGACAAATCAACGGCTTCAATGATACCGTACTCAAGGCATGGATGGAAGGTGGCAACACTAAATCCCTCATAGCTCTCAATCTCGAAGCATCGGACAACTTATCCGACGAAGCCCTCCTCAAGTTCCTATCGCGCCACGGTGGACAGCTACATGCTCTCGTACTCTCCGGGATGACACACATCACTGATCAACTCTGGATGAGTGTCTTGCCCATCCTAACCAATGCTCGGATCCTCGTAATGGGTACCACTGAACGCCTCTCCGTGAACATTCACGTTGATCAACTTATGGATGCTATTGCTTCTTACTGTTCAAAGTTGGAGCGATTAGAATTAAG GTGGGATCCGGAAAATTTGAGATTCTCAGACAAGAGTCAGAAAGCCATTGATTTGCTGCGTGTAAAGTGCCTAAAATTGCGATGTATGGTCCTCAG CGATGGTCGCTACTATGAAACGGTTAAGGCGAACTTTGAGCGTGCTGATCGTACGACGGTGGTGAGGACAACCACATGCTGCCAAGTTTCAGCTTATCACCTCCTCAGTAACTACAATGATTTGGTATTCAATTGA
- the LOC129797251 gene encoding protein TRC8 homolog produces the protein MSVRTKLLGLIDVLMRVPPLFVIDEILKIQLGLASSSSSMSTIVENVDNFTAENRTEDMQSLVDEEIEFYKVISITTIKFFMCLLGCIVAACIFMLWTRHLVIVYKYILSVGLIFLSYWSNVSAINLIRENPNLLENILLDPGGLAFAIIPHTMAQYMMGAVFAYIHSGPRYDLIQKVLPFSFLMPLILASLPFMPTALIKHSPAFAAILPLVLSKIALWSSSFDVIKTIFNGYQHAKNFATSFGLSALVENEWQRLNVPCVLRAFWIIRLCEELVTLVMSTEAPLAFMATVQSLLVSGCETVTAVLGMTSIVSLICHYVGKLFQLFLLSEDYDEDKSIGTVSAILFYILALQTGLTSLSPDKRFIRLCRNLCLLVTALLHFLHNIVAPLLMSLSAARNPSRKRHVRALAVCMFLLVAPVFLLTILWSRHTPSTWLLAVTAFSVEVIVKVLVSLATYTLFLLDARRQTFWEKLDDYVYYIRAFGNSVEFCFGIFLFFNGAWILLFESGGAIRALMMCIHAYFNIWCEARAGWAVFMKRRTAVHKISSLPEATTEQLLAFEDVCAICYQEMTSAKITRCKHYFHGVCLRKWLYVQDRCPLCHEIIMNPDPKQSEKCPEEQPAEERPAPIADQSASTSTADRPNTSAEATIERTLNSSVNHL, from the exons ATGTCGGTGAGAACGAAATTGCTGGGTCTCATCGATGTACTGATGAGGGTACCCCCGTTGTTTGTGATTGACGAGATATTGAAAATACAACTGGGACTGGCGAGTAGTAGTAGTTCCATGTCAACAATAGTGGAAAATGTTGATAATTTTACTGCGGAAAATCGAACGGAGGACATGCAGAGCCTGGTTGATGAGGAAATTGAATTCTACAAAGTTATCTCCATCACCaccattaaattcttcatgtGCTTGCTAG GTTGCATAGTGGCAGCATGCATTTTTATGCTGTGGACACGCCACTTGGTGATCGTTTACAAATACATCCTCTCAGttggattaatttttctctcatactGGAGCAATGTATCTGCCATCAACCTCATCCGTGAAAATCCGAATCTCCTAGAGAATATCCTCTTGGATCCCGGAGGCCTAGCATTTGCCATCATTCCTCATACAATGGCGCAATATATGATGGGAGCTGTCTTTGCGTACATCCATTCGGGACCAAG GTATGATCTCATTCAGAAGGTCCTCCCCTTCAGTTTCCTCATGCCACTCATCTTGGCGTCATTGCCATTCATGCCGACGGCACTCATAAAACATTCCCCAGCATTTGCTGCTATCCTTCCTCTTGTCCTCTCGAAAATTGCCCTGTGGAGTTCGTCATTTGATGTGATTAAGACGATCTTCAATGGCTATCAGCACGCTAAGAATTTCGCAACGAGTTTTGGGCTGTCGGCACTCGTAGAGAATGAATGGCAGCGCCTCAATGTGCCCTGCGTTCTGCGGGCCTTCTGGATCATTCGACTCTGTGAGGAACTCGTGACGCTGGTGATGTCCACTGAAGCCCCTCTGGCGTTTATGGCAACGGTACAGAGTTTGCTTGTTAGTGGATGCGAAACTGTGACAGCCGTCCTTGGGATGACAAGCATTGTCTCCCTGATTTGTCACTATGTCGGCAAGCTATTTCAGCTTTTCCTTCTGTCGGAGGACTACGATGAGGACAAATCCATTGGGACGGTGTCGGCCATTCTGTTCTACATTCTCGCCCTCCAAACTGGACTTACATCCCTCTCACCGGATAAAAGATTCATTCGTTTGTGCAGAAATTTGTGCCTTCTCGTCACGGCTCTCCTTCATTTCCTGCACAACATTGTGGCGCCTCTTCTTATGTCTCTCAGTGCTGCACGGAATCCCTCGCGGAAGAGACACGTGAGGGCTCTTGCTGTTTGTATGTTCCTCCTCGTAGCGCCcgtttttcttctcacaattCTCTGGTCGCGACATACACCCTCCACGTGGCTCTTGGCTGTGACCGCATTCTCTGTGGAAGTGATTGTTAAG GTACTCGTGAGTCTAGCCACATACACACTTTTCTTGCTGGACGCCAGACGCCAGACTTTCTGGGAGAAACTCGATGATTATGTCTACTACATACGAGCCTTTGGGAATTCCGTTGAGTTTTGCTTTGGGatctttctcttcttcaaCGGTGCCTGGATTCTTCTCTTTGAGTCTG GTGGTGCAATAAGAGCTCTCATGATGTGCATTCATGCGTATTTCAATATTTGGTGCGAGGCAAGAGCAGGTTGGGCTGTTTTCATGAAGAGACGAACGGCTGTCCACAAAATCTCCTCTCTTCCGGAAGCCACAACTGAGCAATTGCTCGCCTTTGAAGATGTCTGTGCCATTTGCTATCAG GAGATGACTTCAGCCAAGATAACGCGATGTAAGCACTATTTTCACGGTGTGTGCCTCCGGAAGTGGCTGTATGTGCAGGATAGGTGTCCTCTTTGCCATGAAATCATTATGAATCCAGATCCCAAGCAAAGTGAAAAGTGCCCAGAAGAGCAACCGGCTGAAGAGAGACCAGCACCAATTGCTGATCAAAGTGCATCGACGAGTACAGCGGAT AGACCAAATACGTCTGCTGAAGCAACAATTGAGCGTACCTTAAACTCATCGGTAAATCATCTGTAG
- the LOC129797254 gene encoding F-box/LRR-repeat protein 2 isoform X4, whose translation MDNWNVLTVQSASSQIQTHDMNSSFRRRHMMTIEKLPDKVLLNIFSYLSHLEICRMARVCRRWRQVAYDTRLWKNVSLRPEVSGLHVGSLESLLGLISVRFGPSLRYIELPIELITHTVLHELAAKCPNLTHMLLDFSTAMQLHDFSEMQAFPTKLRYMCICLSEVIFMEGFMRKIYNFINGLEVLHLLGTYEKCEEEEEEIYEVINVHKLKSATPNLRVINLYGINFVDDSHIDAFSSNCIQLECLAVNYCNKVTGSTLKTLIQRSKRLTCLLMNGTSLRSEYLLQVEWDKCALLELDITATDISSEALIDLLVRIPSLRFLSAGQINGFNDTVLKAWMEGGNTKSLIALNLEASDNLSDEALLKFLSRHGGQLHALVLSGMTHITDQLWMSVLPILTNARILVMGTTERLSVNIHVDQLMDAIASYCSKLERLELRWDPENLRFSDKSQKAIDLLRVKCLKLRCMVLSDGRYYETVKANFERADRTTVVRTTTCCQVSAYHLLSNYNDLVFN comes from the exons ATGGATAATTGGAACGTTTTAACTGTCCAATCAGCTTCCTCCCAAATCCAGACGCACGATATGAACTCGAGCTTCCGGAGGAGGCATATGATG ACGATCGAGAAACTCCCGGATAAGGTGCTcctcaatattttctcttatttgAGCCATTTGGAGATCTGCCGTATGGCACGGGTTTGTCGTCGATGGCGTCAAGTTGCTTACGATACGCGCCTATGGAAGAATGTCTCACTTCGTCCGGAAGTCTCGGGGCTCCATGTGGGATCACTCGAATCTCTTTTGGGATTGATTTCGGTGAGATTTGGACCATCTCTGCGGTATATTGAATTACCCATTGAGTTGATCACGCACACAGTTCTGCACGAATTAGCCGCCAAGTGTCCTAATCTCACACACATGCTGCTCGATTTCTCAACTG ctATGCAGCTTCACGATTTCAGTGAGATGCAggcatttcccacaaaactTCGCTATATGTGTATCTGCCTCTCGGAAGTTATCTTCATGGAGGGTTTTATGCgaaaaatctataattttataaacGGCCTTGAGGTCCTCCATCTCCTGGGCACGTATGAGAAGTGCgaggaagaggaagaagaaatttatgagGTGATCAATGTTCACAAATTAAAATCTGCCACACCAAATCTACGTGTGATCAACCTGTATGGAATAAACTTTGTCGATGACTCACATATTGATGCATTCAGCTCCAATTGCATCCAACTTGAATGCCTTGCTGTGAATTACTGCAACAAAGTCACGGGATCTACGCTGAAGACACTCATTCAGCGATCTAAACGACTCACGTGCCTCCTCATGAATGGCACAAGCCTTCGATCTGAATACCTCCTGCAGGTGGAATGGGACAAATGTGCCCTCCTGGAGCTCGATATCACAGCAACGGATATCAGTAGTGAAGCTCTCATTGATCTACTCGTGCGAATTCCTTCATTGCGCTTCCTTAGTGCTGGACAAATCAACGGCTTCAATGATACCGTACTCAAGGCATGGATGGAAGGTGGCAACACTAAATCCCTCATAGCTCTCAATCTCGAAGCATCGGACAACTTATCCGACGAAGCCCTCCTCAAGTTCCTATCGCGCCACGGTGGACAGCTACATGCTCTCGTACTCTCCGGGATGACACACATCACTGATCAACTCTGGATGAGTGTCTTGCCCATCCTAACCAATGCTCGGATCCTCGTAATGGGTACCACTGAACGCCTCTCCGTGAACATTCACGTTGATCAACTTATGGATGCTATTGCTTCTTACTGTTCAAAGTTGGAGCGATTAGAATTAAG GTGGGATCCGGAAAATTTGAGATTCTCAGACAAGAGTCAGAAAGCCATTGATTTGCTGCGTGTAAAGTGCCTAAAATTGCGATGTATGGTCCTCAG CGATGGTCGCTACTATGAAACGGTTAAGGCGAACTTTGAGCGTGCTGATCGTACGACGGTGGTGAGGACAACCACATGCTGCCAAGTTTCAGCTTATCACCTCCTCAGTAACTACAATGATTTGGTATTCAATTGA
- the LOC129797256 gene encoding signal peptidase complex subunit 1: MFGIQTHMDFEGQGRAEKLSRIIITLFGIVGLIWGGYVQLFSQTVFILAAGFAVAALLTIPPWPMYRRKSLNWQKPRGEAGEEAKKKEKKK; the protein is encoded by the exons ATGTTTGGCATTCAAACACATATG gACTTTGAGGGTCAAGGACGAGCTGAGAAGCTATCTAGGATTATTATAACCCTATTTGGTATTGTTGGATTAATATGGGGTGGCTACGTGCAGCTGTTCTCACAGACTGTCTTCATCCTTGCGGCTGGATTCGCTGTTGCTGCTTTG CTCACAATTCCTCCTTGGCCAATGTACAGACGGAAATCGCTGAATTGGCAGAAACCACGAGGAGAAGCGGGGGAGGAAGCCaaaaagaaggagaagaaaaaataa
- the LOC129797254 gene encoding F-box/LRR-repeat protein 2 isoform X1 — MDNWNVLTVQSASSQIQTHDMNSSFRRRHMMVSEKTIEKLPDKVLLNIFSYLSHLEICRMARVCRRWRQVAYDTRLWKNVSLRPEVSGLHVGSLESLLGLISVRFGPSLRYIELPIELITHTVLHELAAKCPNLTHMLLDFSTAMQLHDFSEMQAFPTKLRYMCICLSEVIFMEGFMRKIYNFINGLEVLHLLGTYEKCEEEEEEIYEVINVHKLKSATPNLRVINLYGINFVDDSHIDAFSSNCIQLECLAVNYCNKVTGSTLKTLIQRSKRLTCLLMNGTSLRSEYLLQVEWDKCALLELDITATDISSEALIDLLVRIPSLRFLSAGQINGFNDTVLKAWMEGGNTKSLIALNLEASDNLSDEALLKFLSRHGGQLHALVLSGMTHITDQLWMSVLPILTNARILVMGTTERLSVNIHVDQLMDAIASYCSKLERLELRWDPENLRFSDKSQKAIDLLRVKCLKLRCMVLSDGRYYETVKANFERADRTTVVRTTTCCQVSAYHLLSNYNDLVFN, encoded by the exons ATGGATAATTGGAACGTTTTAACTGTCCAATCAGCTTCCTCCCAAATCCAGACGCACGATATGAACTCGAGCTTCCGGAGGAGGCATATGATGGTAAGCGAAAAG ACGATCGAGAAACTCCCGGATAAGGTGCTcctcaatattttctcttatttgAGCCATTTGGAGATCTGCCGTATGGCACGGGTTTGTCGTCGATGGCGTCAAGTTGCTTACGATACGCGCCTATGGAAGAATGTCTCACTTCGTCCGGAAGTCTCGGGGCTCCATGTGGGATCACTCGAATCTCTTTTGGGATTGATTTCGGTGAGATTTGGACCATCTCTGCGGTATATTGAATTACCCATTGAGTTGATCACGCACACAGTTCTGCACGAATTAGCCGCCAAGTGTCCTAATCTCACACACATGCTGCTCGATTTCTCAACTG ctATGCAGCTTCACGATTTCAGTGAGATGCAggcatttcccacaaaactTCGCTATATGTGTATCTGCCTCTCGGAAGTTATCTTCATGGAGGGTTTTATGCgaaaaatctataattttataaacGGCCTTGAGGTCCTCCATCTCCTGGGCACGTATGAGAAGTGCgaggaagaggaagaagaaatttatgagGTGATCAATGTTCACAAATTAAAATCTGCCACACCAAATCTACGTGTGATCAACCTGTATGGAATAAACTTTGTCGATGACTCACATATTGATGCATTCAGCTCCAATTGCATCCAACTTGAATGCCTTGCTGTGAATTACTGCAACAAAGTCACGGGATCTACGCTGAAGACACTCATTCAGCGATCTAAACGACTCACGTGCCTCCTCATGAATGGCACAAGCCTTCGATCTGAATACCTCCTGCAGGTGGAATGGGACAAATGTGCCCTCCTGGAGCTCGATATCACAGCAACGGATATCAGTAGTGAAGCTCTCATTGATCTACTCGTGCGAATTCCTTCATTGCGCTTCCTTAGTGCTGGACAAATCAACGGCTTCAATGATACCGTACTCAAGGCATGGATGGAAGGTGGCAACACTAAATCCCTCATAGCTCTCAATCTCGAAGCATCGGACAACTTATCCGACGAAGCCCTCCTCAAGTTCCTATCGCGCCACGGTGGACAGCTACATGCTCTCGTACTCTCCGGGATGACACACATCACTGATCAACTCTGGATGAGTGTCTTGCCCATCCTAACCAATGCTCGGATCCTCGTAATGGGTACCACTGAACGCCTCTCCGTGAACATTCACGTTGATCAACTTATGGATGCTATTGCTTCTTACTGTTCAAAGTTGGAGCGATTAGAATTAAG GTGGGATCCGGAAAATTTGAGATTCTCAGACAAGAGTCAGAAAGCCATTGATTTGCTGCGTGTAAAGTGCCTAAAATTGCGATGTATGGTCCTCAG CGATGGTCGCTACTATGAAACGGTTAAGGCGAACTTTGAGCGTGCTGATCGTACGACGGTGGTGAGGACAACCACATGCTGCCAAGTTTCAGCTTATCACCTCCTCAGTAACTACAATGATTTGGTATTCAATTGA
- the LOC129797249 gene encoding WD repeat domain phosphoinositide-interacting protein 3, translated as MNLGDNPYGNGLRYAGFNQDQGCFVCGTDDGFRVYNCDPLKEKEHQYFPNGGLGHVEMLFRCNYLALVGGGVVPLAPPNRVLVWDDLRKSSAINLDFNTPVKAVRLRRDRIVVVLDGIIKVYSFVQQPQELFVIETGPNPLGLCVLCPSSNKSLLAYPGRRVGHVQIADLANYGKLLPLEITAHEAALSCLALNLQGTRLATASERGTLIRVFDTETGNKVAELRRGTNQATIFCINFNHESTHLVVSSDHGTIHVFTLDEAKCKESSSLPIIPKYFSSNWSFCKFSIPQGPPCICAFGAESNSVIVICADGHYYKFLFNSKGECSPVLCTQFLELSDDQTDDQHT; from the exons ATGAATTTGGGCGACAATCCATACGGCAATGGCCTAAGATATGCTGGCTTCAATCAAGATCAAG GATGTTTTGTTTGTGGCACTGACGACGGCTTCCGGGTCTACAATTGCGATCCACTGAAAGAAAAGGAGCACCAGTATTTCCCTAATGGGGGTCTGGGGCATGTGGAAATGCTCTTCCGGTGCAACTATTTGGCACTTGTTGGAGGCGGCGTTGTCCCCCTTGCCCCGCCGAACAGAGTCCTCGTCTGGGACGATTTACGGAAGTCATCTGCTATTAACCTGGATTTCAACACACCCGTCAAAGCTGTCCGGCTGCGCAGGGACAGGATTGTCGTGGTGCTCG ATGGCATAATAAAAGTCTACTCCTTCGTGCAGCAGCCCCAAGAGCTCTTTGTGATCGAAACGGGGCCTAATCCACTGGGATTGTGTGTTCTCTGTCCCAGCAGCAATAAATCTCTCTTGGCTTATCCAGGACGCCGTGTTGGGCACGTACAGATTGCCGATTTGGCCAATTACGGGAAACTCCTTCCATTGGAGATAACTGCCCATGAGGCAGCTCTTAGCTGCCTAGCGCTCAATTTGCAAGGCACACGCCTAGCCACAGCTAGTGAGCGTGGCACATTGATTCGTGTATTTGACACAGAAACCGGGAATAAGGTGGCAGAATTACGTCGAGGAACGAATCAAGCCacaattttttgcatcaaCTTCAATCATGAGTCCACCCACTTGGTCGTATCATCAGATCATGGTACAATTCACGTATTCACGCTGGATGAGGCAAAGTGCAAGGAAAGCAGCAGTCTCCCCATAATTCCCAAGTACTTTTCCAGCAATTGGTCCTTCTGCAAATTCTCCATCCCCCAAGGTCCGCCCTGCATCTGTGCTTTCGGTGCTGAAAGCAATTCTGTCATCG TTATCTGCGCAGACGGTCACTACTACAAATTCCTCTTCAACAGCAAGGGCGAATGCAGCCCTGTTCTCTGCACGCAGTTTCTGGAGCTGAGTGATGATCAGACAGATGATCAGCACACCTAA